One window of Dermacentor andersoni chromosome 7, qqDerAnde1_hic_scaffold, whole genome shotgun sequence genomic DNA carries:
- the LOC126533321 gene encoding uncharacterized protein isoform X2, with the protein MRLQFVLVGLLLCLYTAQGTPPLFRWLPNLFTPPSLANLLPFPLALPLALVGPLPFALPLLVGLKGAGLVGVGFATGGAAGAGLAGLGALGLKAALINSAALKIAGLGAMTAKAKLVTAAAKAAAEAGVKAVVQQAKSKIATAPVVARVAPAAPVVAAPTLPVVPAVTNVKIIKTPPVITARPVPVDPWKVGAALPAGWDHSIIYGHPFFGYGFTRSAIELRKRREAPVTDAAAAGMNPQMLKNIFEYVTSYDAERCVLRVVCEVAAQPSLAGPQGRNVADFMTSLSKDDSGAPWMPYRDAALTGHVSADRTRCHERYPTCSQSTETLVKMAQTRIAQVSESVSGAATRI; encoded by the exons ATGAGGCTGCAGTTCGTACTCGTCGGGCTGCTACTGTGCCTGTACACGGCACAAGGAACGCCGCCCCTCTTCCGCTGGCTGCCCAACCTGTTCACCCCGCCGTCGCTGGCCAACCTGCTGCCGTTCCCGCTGGCGCTGCCCCTGGCCCTCGTGGGGCCCCTGCCGTTTGCGCTGCCCCTCTTAGTCGGTCTCAAGGGCGCCGGGCTTGTCGGCGTGGGCTTCGCCACCGGAGGAGCCGCCGGTGCCGGCCTTGCCGGACTCGGAGCCCTTGGTCTCAAG GCTGCCCTGATCAACTCGGCTGCTCTCAAGATCGCCGGCTTGGGTGCCATGACTGCCAAGGCTAAGCTCGTCACGGCTGCTGCCAAGGCCGCGGCCGAAGCCGGAGTCAAAGCTGTTGTCCAACAGGCCAAGTCGAAGATCGCAACTGCGCCCGTCGTTGCACGCGTAGCTCCTGCCGCACCAGTCGTCGCAGCGCCAACTCTCCCCGTTGTTCCTG CGGTTACCAACGTGAAGATTATTAAGACGCCGCCAGTCATCACTGCCCGCCCCGTGCCCGTTGACCCATGGAAGGTCGGCGCCGCTCTGCCAGCTGGTTGGGACCACTCTATCATCTACGGACACCCATTCTTCGGATACGGCTTCACTAGGAGCGCCATCGAACTCCGCAA GCGCAGGGAGGCCCCCGTGACCGACGCCGCCGCAGCAGGGATGAACCCGCAGATGCTGAAGAACATCTTCGAGTACGTGACCAGCTACGACGCCGAGCGTTGCGTTCTGCGCGTGGTCTGCGAGGTGGCTGCCCAGCCTAGCCTTGCCGGGCCCCAGGGCAGGAACGTCGCCGATTTCATGAC ATCTCTGTCCAAGGACGACTCCGGAGCCCCCTGGATGCCGTACCGCGACGCCGCCCTCACCGGCCATGTGTCCGCTGACCGCACCCGGTGCCACGAGCGCTACCCGACGTGCTCCCAGTCCACCGAGACGCTCGTCAAGATGGCGCAGACCAGGATCGCTCAGGTTTCCGAGTCTGTGAGCGGGGCCGCTACCAGAATCTAA
- the LOC126533321 gene encoding uncharacterized protein isoform X1 → MRLQFVLVGLLLCLYTAQGTPPLFRWLPNLFTPPSLANLLPFPLALPLALVGPLPFALPLLVGLKGAGLVGVGFATGGAAGAGLAGLGALGLKAALINSAALKIAGLGAMTAKAKLVTAAAKAAAEAGVKAVVQQAKSKIATAPVVARVAPAAPVVAAPTLPVVPAVTNVKIIKTPPVITARPVPVDPWKVGAALPAGWDHSIIYGHPFFGYGFTRSAIELRKLPARNACPTELIHRRRLHRLRRRSLGDAEGQTTVVTPSGSALSIRARRREAPVTDAAAAGMNPQMLKNIFEYVTSYDAERCVLRVVCEVAAQPSLAGPQGRNVADFMTSLSKDDSGAPWMPYRDAALTGHVSADRTRCHERYPTCSQSTETLVKMAQTRIAQVSESVSGAATRI, encoded by the exons ATGAGGCTGCAGTTCGTACTCGTCGGGCTGCTACTGTGCCTGTACACGGCACAAGGAACGCCGCCCCTCTTCCGCTGGCTGCCCAACCTGTTCACCCCGCCGTCGCTGGCCAACCTGCTGCCGTTCCCGCTGGCGCTGCCCCTGGCCCTCGTGGGGCCCCTGCCGTTTGCGCTGCCCCTCTTAGTCGGTCTCAAGGGCGCCGGGCTTGTCGGCGTGGGCTTCGCCACCGGAGGAGCCGCCGGTGCCGGCCTTGCCGGACTCGGAGCCCTTGGTCTCAAG GCTGCCCTGATCAACTCGGCTGCTCTCAAGATCGCCGGCTTGGGTGCCATGACTGCCAAGGCTAAGCTCGTCACGGCTGCTGCCAAGGCCGCGGCCGAAGCCGGAGTCAAAGCTGTTGTCCAACAGGCCAAGTCGAAGATCGCAACTGCGCCCGTCGTTGCACGCGTAGCTCCTGCCGCACCAGTCGTCGCAGCGCCAACTCTCCCCGTTGTTCCTG CGGTTACCAACGTGAAGATTATTAAGACGCCGCCAGTCATCACTGCCCGCCCCGTGCCCGTTGACCCATGGAAGGTCGGCGCCGCTCTGCCAGCTGGTTGGGACCACTCTATCATCTACGGACACCCATTCTTCGGATACGGCTTCACTAGGAGCGCCATCGAACTCCGCAA ACTCCCCGCGCGAAATGCATGCCCTACGGAGCTGATCCACAGGCGTCGCCTGCACCGTCTACGGCGCCGCTCGCTTGGTGACGCTGAAGGCCAAACGACCGTGGTGACTCCTAGCGGAAGCGCGCTGTCTATACGAGCACG GCGCAGGGAGGCCCCCGTGACCGACGCCGCCGCAGCAGGGATGAACCCGCAGATGCTGAAGAACATCTTCGAGTACGTGACCAGCTACGACGCCGAGCGTTGCGTTCTGCGCGTGGTCTGCGAGGTGGCTGCCCAGCCTAGCCTTGCCGGGCCCCAGGGCAGGAACGTCGCCGATTTCATGAC ATCTCTGTCCAAGGACGACTCCGGAGCCCCCTGGATGCCGTACCGCGACGCCGCCCTCACCGGCCATGTGTCCGCTGACCGCACCCGGTGCCACGAGCGCTACCCGACGTGCTCCCAGTCCACCGAGACGCTCGTCAAGATGGCGCAGACCAGGATCGCTCAGGTTTCCGAGTCTGTGAGCGGGGCCGCTACCAGAATCTAA